The region ATTGTTTTTTGTGTGTCTAATTTGCTACCAGATGGGTTCTAGCCGTTGTAAAAAGATTGTTctttttttactaatttgatCATTGCAAAAGATGGTATCTTGTTTCGATCTTTCTTGGGttttcgaatttaaaatttgtgattAATGTGTTTTCTTTTGTTGGATTGTAGTATTCATGGATACGAGCTTGCCATTGATCAAGCAGGGACATTCGGGTGATTCTAATGTCAGTAGTGATGGTGTGGATAGGATCAGCAAGTTACCTGATGAAGTTCTAAGTCACATTCTTTCATATTTAACTACCAAACAAGCCGTTGCCACCAGCATTTTGTCTAAAAGATGGGAATACCTCTGGACATTTACTACAAATCTTGATTTTTCTGATCAGATTCCTTATAATTTCCTGGACGAAAATGAATGGGGCACTAAGTTGAGGTCCTTCAAGGATTTTGTGGATAGAGTCATCTTTTATCATGGAGAGTCGACTATTCAGAAATGTCATCTTCATACTCGTCAACTTTACTCTAATATTTATCCATGGGTTTGTGCTGTAATAACTTGCAATGTCCAAGAATTGAGTATTCAAGGCTGTTCCTTTGCTTTTCAACAACTTCCTTGGAGACTATTTGCTTGCAAAACATTGGTTGTTTTGAAAATTAGGGGAAAGTTTATGCTAGATTTACCCACTCGTATTTGTTACCCATTTCTTAAAATCCTGAGTCTTAATGGTGTTGTGTATATGAGTGATGCCTCTATGGATAGGCTCTTTTCTGGCTGCCCTGTTCTTGAAGAGCTAGAGATTATAAGACGAACGGAGGATGGTGTAcaaattatgaaaattaatacaCCTTCATTGAAAAAGTTGACCATTCATTACAAGGTTGGTCATTCTGAAAATGAGCATAAGACTCAGCTGAATACTCCATTTCTTGAATATCTCAAATTTAGTGGAAAATCAGGTGGCTATTCTATGAATTGTTCCTCTTCCCTTGTTGAGGCACATATTTACGGCGGATGTGATTTAGACCTTCTTAATGGAATCTCCAAAGTTCAGCATCTAGTTTTGAATGGACAAATTATGCAGGTACATGTTCTTTGTTGTGTTTTTGAATATCAATAACTTAGCTGCAGTGGCGGAAGCAGGTTGGGACGAGGTGGTGCGCTCAATCTAAAACTATTGAGTCAAACGATAATATCAACTCgtctaaaaaaactaaaagggTAAATAACATGTTAAGTCTAAAAAATAGTCGAACAATGTATATCGACTAAAAGTAAATTCGCTCCACCTGAACAAAATTTCTACTCCGCCACTTTTTAGTTGTTCCTCTCATATGCAATCTTATTATGGTTACTCCTTATATTTCCTTACTTATCTGCGTGTAGGATCTGCTTATTATTATTGGCTATCATGGATTGCCTAAATTCAACAATCTTAAGAAGATAGAGTTGAATGTTGATAATCCACTTGATTGGGAAGTGCTACCAGATTTGCTGGAGTGCTCTCCAAATTTACAAGTTCTCGTCTTTCCTGAGGCAAGCTGCAGTGTTGTTATACCTATCTAAGTCTAAAATTGTTGTATGTTAGAAATTCCTGAAATTGTTTTGCGTTTTTTGCTCAGGGACTTGCTGTGATGCCTGAAGAATGTGCTAATGATTATTGCCATTTACAATGGTATCGGCCAGACTGCATGCCTGAATGTTTGCTTTACCATCTAAAGACAGTTGAAATTTTCAAGTTTGCGGGACAGCCATGCGATCTTGATATTGTGCGCTTTCTGCTGAAATATGGTGAAGTATTGGAGTGCATGAATATTCACTGTTTCGATTGTAGTACAAGGCCAATAATGCGGAAGGAATTGGACGGGGCTATAAGCGAGGTTTCCAACTTCAAAAGATGTTCTAGCGCTTGCAAACTTGCTTTCTTTGCTTAATGAAGTGCCTTTCTGAAAGTTGTAGTGAAGCATATCTATGTTTTTACGCTCCATGTATCCTCGGCTTTCTATTTTCTGCTCTTGTGCTGTACAAGAATTTGCCTTGTAAGTTGTCATATGTTGCAGTATGTGGTCATTGTAAGTTAGTATGATTGAGTAGAGCATCTTGTGAAGTGAATATGGTTTAAAATCAAGTGTTATATGCCATGATTTTCTTTGGCGATTAGATCATATCTGGATATAGTTTAACATTAGCTACTGACTTTTTGTTAGAACTCTACTCTATGACTGTTCTCTTGCTCTcttaaaattactaaattagcTTTAATGGAGTTTATCCTTCTAGATTGTCACTTTTTATgtctattttttgttttatattggtATTGCTTTGATTTCCTGCTGATTTATATTGTTCATCACGGAATTAATCTCCATGCTCTGGCTGAAAATATATACATAGAAATGtaaatttagtttaaatcgaacctaactaaatttttaatggAACTCAATTGCCGAGCCGAGTTCGAATATCAAAATACTTGTTTGATAGACTTGAATCTAATCTgagtttttctatttaatgtACCTTTTTACTCTTTATAGCTATACAtagtatttgtttttatattaaaataattttttaaaatatatttatacaaataattgAGTTAATGTCAATTTGACAATTATTCtaccaaatttaatttttttataaatatgaattAATTGTTACTTGTTGGATGGAAATGAGCTTTCTGTAAAGATACTGGAATGCTTTCCGAATTCAATATCACTGAAAAAAATCTACTATACGGGTATAAGCGGGTCTAGTCAAGTCTTAGTTAGGCCAAGCTCGAGCTTGAGTTTAGGTGCGTTATATCGTCTCGAGTTCAAGGTCGGGTGGGCTTAATTTCAAGCTTGAACTCGACTTGGAACAATATCCAAACGACTTGAGCTTGACTAGAatacaataaaacaaaaataattatttcaaagATTAgcatattttatgtattttagtttttttactaaaaacaaTGTGTAAATTAGATGTATAAAAACTTAgtatactaaaatataaattgttaagAGGCTCGTTAAAGCTTGTTTACGCTCTCAGGCCCCACAAGCATGTGTAATATATATTTGAGTTCGGCTCAAATTTTCTCGAGTCGATCTCGAGTAACTCGCGGCTAGCCCAACGTGTTTATACCCCTGATGAAGAAGACCAATTCCAATGAGGTCTTAAAGATTTACATCTTTCCTAAGTAGAAAATGATTTCCAGTCAGTTGGAGATACATAAGGCTTAATGTAttagtattaatttatttaaataattataaaatatgaatatattatGAATACTTTATAAAGTGATGATGTCTATAAGAGGTATTATACTGTTGAAGAGTAGCATATCCATTAGTGATACTATTTTGGAGAATTCAATTGCAACTCGTCAATGATTGCATGAAAGTTACTCCACATAAtgcccttttttttttttttgagaaatacaTAATGCCCTTCCAATGGCATGAAGAGACCATTCCTGTGGGCGTGTCAAAATGGATCATGACACGATAACACGACTTCGTCTAACCCATAAGTTTCGCGAATCCGGGTTGAGGCTTAGCGAGTTCGTGTCGAAAAcgtgtcaacccgtttatgacacaaAATAAATGGGTCGTGTCACGGGTTGACTCGCGCGAACCCATCTAACCCACCTAATCGTGTCAATAGAGTGAGTCGACAcaacacgaacacgacccaCCGACCCATTTTCGACACCCTACCATTAgatattacaaatgttacagagcttcaataattaaactttaaatttactttaaatatattaaaaatagttaCTAAAAAGCTCTACGCATGCAAGGCCTTGAATACAGACCTTGAATATAAAGCAGCGTGTAAATGTATAAAGAAGAGATATACTGTTTATGTTGAGATTAGTCGAATGGATTaaactaaagaaaaaaatacttcTACCGTGAATGGTAGATGTGCCTTCATAAtagatcttttatttttaatattataaatatttacgaTTTTACAATATAATGTCTCTTGGATTTCTTATTATTGTAAATTGTAATACAAATGACATGACAAGACCGTTgcattgtataattatttttatttggaatATATTCTTTTACACCCGAGTCATAATGAACCACTCTGATCTAAATAAACATTCAATTCaacatatttttatcaatttcggAAAAAAAACTGCAGCTTATTGTCACTCTATACAAAAAGTTATTAATCATATGAAAGCAAgaattgcaaaataaaattcaaataaatctcaaaatgTTAATCATGTTTGTCAGAAAAAGACAACATTTGGATAATGACATTATCCAAGCTTATTAAAAACATTTACTCCTCAGCCTAAACTAAACCTCACTAATGACATGTATAATACCAATGTTCACCactgattatttattattaatttattatctaCAATAAACATACTGCTGCTGGATCTTCAAACACAGCAACTATTAACCCTAAACTCAACACAATTTCTCTCAGCGCTTTACGTTACACGACGAATATCTTATTTCACCTTATCCGAGCATTATCACTGCTTTGCCtgcgaaaaaaatataaaattattaaaatatgcaAATCAGCATGTTTCTGacctttcttttaaaaaaattatgccaACCAAAAGTATAATGGTTACAATGAAGAAATTAAAGCATATTCCAAGTAGCTGTCGTCGTCAACTATGTGCATGCAAGTGACAGTTTTCATCAGAAGGAATAAACAATGAAATTCTATAAGGATTGTGGAAGCTAGGTAGGCAGCGATCGATAAAAAGTCAATGTTTAACTAACAAGAAAATATAAGAGAATCAGAGCGCCTCAGATCCAACCGAAACCTTGTTTAGGTGGCCAACAGAAAATTGCGTGTTTTCCTAATTTTGTCGTCTCATTTAAAAGTCAGAATCCATTTCGAAAATAATTAACCTTAAAagttgaaagaaaataaaatatggtGAATTATCTATCTTCGTTGTTCACGTAAGCAGAAATTCACTAAAATCATTTATTGTCCTACTGTTGGTAAAATTGAAgtttgattaccaaaataaagaatttaaaagtCGATAATTGTTCTGTATAACCACAAAAAAATTTACCCAACTTTGTTTGTACATTGGATACGAGATTTATCTCAAGGAAATTCTGACTCCTTAGAGGTAGTGCCGTAAGTGATTTATGAAGCATCAAACTAAATTCATAAGAGGAAACTGTAAATACCTGTGAATACAAGAAGGTTCCCAGGACTGCAATGGCAGCTCCAAGAGCATTGACTGGTTGGATAGGCGTGTGGAAAATGATAATAGAGGAGACGATGACAGATATACGCTTCATGGTGTTCCCGATGCTAAAAGTCAAGGGAGAGATTTCGTCCAAGGACATGTACGACACTTGGTTGTACAGATGATAGAATACACTTTGGGCCACCACCCACCTATTAGACATTAACAGCcacaaataatttaataataaggATAGAGACgcaaaactaaaaaaacatgCTAAAATAGTTGAGCcgttttgatatttaaaatgcaaaaaatacGAAAACGTGTGGTTCAGAAGCAACAATGTGTTATAAAGAGAATAGGACAATGAAGTTACACGAGGACCGGTTTAAtagttaaaagttaaaactcATATTTCAAAATTCAGAACTTCTGAAATTCCAATGAGAAGACACATTTTAAAATGCAACAGCCTTCAATAAAAATCATAGAGCAGCAGCTCCGGCGAAAGAAATTTAGAGTACATTTGAACTGCAAAATGGTTTTACCCAATGCAACTAATCGCTACTTGATAATTAACTCTTGGGATGCTTTAGTTCAAGGAAATGAACCGCAAAATCTTTGAAATAGCAAGTTTATCGCTGGTGCGATTACTTAACTTTTAAGAATATATACTTGGTTGTTAAAAAACAGACACGGAAATTTCAAATACGAGACTACACAAGATATTCCAAGAAACTACATAAGTATAATTTCAAACAGTAATCTACTGTGAGAATGTGTAAAAATACTACAAACAATCTCACtaagaatattttaatttaaattttttgtttggtcTTTTTATCATGTATAATTCCTCAAAATAACACTTAATGAGATAGATCAAACAAAATCCAGTAAAAATTTAATCAAGTTGTTCAGTTTATCTTTCTACcatgttaaaaaaaatgcatATGGACGAACAATGGGACCCTATTCATTAATCATCATAATAATGAATAGCAGTTTGCAGTTAAAAAGAAGCTACTACTTACCATACAAAATGCGGTCCAATCTGAGAGACGGCAGTTTTCCACCCTGCTGCCCACAGCTGCGGTCCCTCCACAGCAATAGCAAAAGGCGTAAGAATCAAGAGAGACAGCAAAGAGAGGCAGGCATAATAGTTCATTCCGCTAACAGATTTCCCCGACATGCCTTTCTTTGAGAAGATGTTCCGGAAAACAAAGGCCAGGTTGGAGATCATGGCACCCATAAAACCTGAAATAGACAGCCAACAACCAAGTTCATGACTCCAAACCAAACCCATAGATTAACACTACTAAATTCAATCCTGAAAATGGCCGTTTGctagaaaaaaaaatctgaaaatatCAGATGTCACATGATTAGTTAGAGCTAAAAACTAACAACGAAGCTGATTATAAaacctttaataaaaaaagatcagAAAAGAAAATGCAATGCATGATCCATTTAAACAAGCTTGTGGTTCTTTTATTCAGTTTTAAGTTTTTGCTCTCCCTACTTCTGAGTAAAAGTAAAAGATCAATactttcataaaattattatcacAAGAAAACAAGGCTAAGTGTGTAATTAAGATTCATCAGAATAAAAGAATGAGATATTATGCTCtgaataaattcaaatttagagAAAGAGAGAAATGTATGATCTTACCAATCATGTTAAAGTTGAGCTCGGTAACAGCAGCAAGTGCACAACCACCAATAATCGGAAGAAGGGACAAGTAAACACCGGGAGGAAAACTTTCACCCAATAGAAACCTTGAAACCAAGACACTAAAAGCAGGTTCACCGCTCTTAATGATATGAGTGAATGAAACTGCAACCTTCGACATACTTACTGTTGCAGCCACATGCCCAATTGTATGCGCCACGGCAACCTTATGAGAAGAGAAGATAATTAGAGAATGCTGAGTACCACCAACCAAATTTACAACatatctcaaatcataaacatgAATGAATTTACATATTTGACAAGAATAATcaacaaatttcaaataaaactaacaaatttataaatccaatttgataatttgaaacacaatacaccaaaaaaaatgaatctAACTTAGCTAAGTGAACTGTAAATTATAACATATGATCAAGTAATTTTCTCCGAAGGGTAAATTTAGAAACAAAAAGCTGCACATAAAaccaaaataacataaaacacaAAC is a window of Mercurialis annua linkage group LG2, ddMerAnnu1.2, whole genome shotgun sequence DNA encoding:
- the LOC126669697 gene encoding glucose-6-phosphate/phosphate translocator 2, chloroplastic-like, whose amino-acid sequence is MICSIKQSVLTPSINGSDTIFRRKITRSQFLPSLSLQNNPKRVISMSKPLHVSSIDSPFAVSSKKSLITCKAYEADSSQPLDAAEVKSEGARKVKIGIYFATWWALNVVFNIYNKKVLNAFPFPWLTSTLSLACGSLIMLVSWGTRIAEAPKTDLEFWKTLLPVAVAHTIGHVAATVSMSKVAVSFTHIIKSGEPAFSVLVSRFLLGESFPPGVYLSLLPIIGGCALAAVTELNFNMIGFMGAMISNLAFVFRNIFSKKGMSGKSVSGMNYYACLSLLSLLILTPFAIAVEGPQLWAAGWKTAVSQIGPHFVWWVVAQSVFYHLYNQVSYMSLDEISPLTFSIGNTMKRISVIVSSIIIFHTPIQPVNALGAAIAVLGTFLYSQAKQ
- the LOC126669696 gene encoding FBD-associated F-box protein At4g10400-like — protein: MDTSLPLIKQGHSGDSNVSSDGVDRISKLPDEVLSHILSYLTTKQAVATSILSKRWEYLWTFTTNLDFSDQIPYNFLDENEWGTKLRSFKDFVDRVIFYHGESTIQKCHLHTRQLYSNIYPWVCAVITCNVQELSIQGCSFAFQQLPWRLFACKTLVVLKIRGKFMLDLPTRICYPFLKILSLNGVVYMSDASMDRLFSGCPVLEELEIIRRTEDGVQIMKINTPSLKKLTIHYKVGHSENEHKTQLNTPFLEYLKFSGKSGGYSMNCSSSLVEAHIYGGCDLDLLNGISKVQHLVLNGQIMQDLLIIIGYHGLPKFNNLKKIELNVDNPLDWEVLPDLLECSPNLQVLVFPEGLAVMPEECANDYCHLQWYRPDCMPECLLYHLKTVEIFKFAGQPCDLDIVRFLLKYGEVLECMNIHCFDCSTRPIMRKELDGAISEVSNFKRCSSACKLAFFA